The following are encoded together in the Humulus lupulus chromosome 5, drHumLupu1.1, whole genome shotgun sequence genome:
- the LOC133777522 gene encoding uncharacterized protein LOC133777522 isoform X2 — MWLGSLSSRSFLQTYPSSTSPKVLNLHIVDFYSSKAPNKRKKNLKCFWKTISKAGRSETRRERCSALSELYGQRIFNQGVKKKINLFKNLCSMMVQVGTYNK, encoded by the exons ATGTGGCTGGGCTCTTTGTCCTCTCGTTCATTTCTTCAGACATATCCGAGTTCCACATCTCCAAAGGTCCTCAATCTCCACATCGTCGACTTCTACAGTTCCAAAGCTCCCAAT aagaggaagaagaacttGAAATGCTTCTGGAAAACTATCTCCAAAG CTGGTAGGAGTGAAACAAGAAGGGAAAGATGCAGTGCTCTTTCTGAG CTTTATGGTCAGCGGATTTTCAATCAaggtgtaaaaaaaaaaattaatttgtttaaaaatCTTTGCAGCATGATGGTACAAGTCGGAACATATAATAAATGA
- the LOC133777522 gene encoding uncharacterized protein LOC133777522 isoform X1, producing MWLGSLSSRSFLQTYPSSTSPKVLNLHIVDFYSSKAPNKRKKNLKCFWKTISKVVSGIAPSTTLIAELSKYWSNNLTSKEDVAGAISDGFKTTALPAGMNVLFWILFSW from the exons ATGTGGCTGGGCTCTTTGTCCTCTCGTTCATTTCTTCAGACATATCCGAGTTCCACATCTCCAAAGGTCCTCAATCTCCACATCGTCGACTTCTACAGTTCCAAAGCTCCCAAT aagaggaagaagaacttGAAATGCTTCTGGAAAACTATCTCCAAAG TTGTTTCTGGAATAGCCCCCTCAACAACTCTTATAGCAGAGTTATCTAAGTATTGGTCAAACAATTTAACAAGCAAAGAGGATGTTGCTGGAGCAATTTCTGATGGCTTTAAAACCACCGCATTGCCAGCTGGTATGAATGTTTTGTTTTGGATATTATTCAGCTGGTAG
- the LOC133777522 gene encoding uncharacterized protein LOC133777522 isoform X6: MWLGSLSSRSFLQTYPSSTSPKVLNLHIVDFYSSKAPNVWKKNLKCFWKTISKAGRSETRRERCSALSEHDGTSRNI; the protein is encoded by the exons ATGTGGCTGGGCTCTTTGTCCTCTCGTTCATTTCTTCAGACATATCCGAGTTCCACATCTCCAAAGGTCCTCAATCTCCACATCGTCGACTTCTACAGTTCCAAAGCTCCCAATGTATG gaagaagaacttGAAATGCTTCTGGAAAACTATCTCCAAAG CTGGTAGGAGTGAAACAAGAAGGGAAAGATGCAGTGCTCTTTCTGAG CATGATGGTACAAGTCGGAACATATAA
- the LOC133777522 gene encoding uncharacterized protein LOC133777522 isoform X3 produces the protein MWLGSLSSRSFLQTYPSSTSPKVLNLHIVDFYSSKAPNVWKKNLKCFWKTISKAGRSETRRERCSALSELYGQRIFNQGVKKKINLFKNLCSMMVQVGTYNK, from the exons ATGTGGCTGGGCTCTTTGTCCTCTCGTTCATTTCTTCAGACATATCCGAGTTCCACATCTCCAAAGGTCCTCAATCTCCACATCGTCGACTTCTACAGTTCCAAAGCTCCCAATGTATG gaagaagaacttGAAATGCTTCTGGAAAACTATCTCCAAAG CTGGTAGGAGTGAAACAAGAAGGGAAAGATGCAGTGCTCTTTCTGAG CTTTATGGTCAGCGGATTTTCAATCAaggtgtaaaaaaaaaaattaatttgtttaaaaatCTTTGCAGCATGATGGTACAAGTCGGAACATATAATAAATGA
- the LOC133777522 gene encoding magnesium transporter MRS2-A, chloroplastic-like isoform X4, producing MYAHGNYSCNELSLVATIEILECSVPVEQQIAEEEEEELEMLLENYLQRFAIISLVPGKTERELVGVKQEGKDAVLFLSMMVQVGTYNK from the exons ATGTATG CCCATGGAAATTACTCATGCAATGAACTCTCTTTAGTAGCAACAATAGAGATTTTAGAATGCTCTGTTCCCGTAGAACAGCAGATTGCTGAGG aagaggaagaagaacttGAAATGCTTCTGGAAAACTATCTCCAAAGGTTTGCTATCATCTCCCTTGTCCCTGGCAAAACAGAAAGAGAA CTGGTAGGAGTGAAACAAGAAGGGAAAGATGCAGTGCTCTTTCTGAG CATGATGGTACAAGTCGGAACATATAATAAATGA
- the LOC133777522 gene encoding magnesium transporter MRS2-A, chloroplastic-like isoform X7: MYATIEILECSVPVEQQIAEEEEEELEMLLENYLQRFAIISLVPGKTERELVGVKQEGKDAVLFLSMMVQVGTYNK, translated from the exons ATGTATG CAACAATAGAGATTTTAGAATGCTCTGTTCCCGTAGAACAGCAGATTGCTGAGG aagaggaagaagaacttGAAATGCTTCTGGAAAACTATCTCCAAAGGTTTGCTATCATCTCCCTTGTCCCTGGCAAAACAGAAAGAGAA CTGGTAGGAGTGAAACAAGAAGGGAAAGATGCAGTGCTCTTTCTGAG CATGATGGTACAAGTCGGAACATATAATAAATGA
- the LOC133777522 gene encoding magnesium transporter MRS2-A, chloroplastic-like isoform X5, whose translation MYAHGNYSCNELSLVATIEILECSVPVEQQIAEEEEEELEMLLENYLQRFAIISLVPGKTERELVGVKQEGKDAVLFLSFMVSGFSIKV comes from the exons ATGTATG CCCATGGAAATTACTCATGCAATGAACTCTCTTTAGTAGCAACAATAGAGATTTTAGAATGCTCTGTTCCCGTAGAACAGCAGATTGCTGAGG aagaggaagaagaacttGAAATGCTTCTGGAAAACTATCTCCAAAGGTTTGCTATCATCTCCCTTGTCCCTGGCAAAACAGAAAGAGAA CTGGTAGGAGTGAAACAAGAAGGGAAAGATGCAGTGCTCTTTCTGAG CTTTATGGTCAGCGGATTTTCAATCAaggtgtaa